The Streptomyces sp. JB150 genomic interval CGTCATGCCCTGTCCTTCCAGACGTACGGGAGCAGTCGTACCGAAAAAGCCGGGGCGCGTCCCCGTGAGAAGGACGCACCCCGGCCACCGTACAACCGTTGGGTCAGTCGCCCGTCTTCGCCGTCTTGCGCTCGACCGCCGCCTTGACCAGGCCGGCGAACAGCGGGTGCGGGCGGGTCGGGCGGGACCGCAGTTCCGGGTGTGCCTGGGTGGCCACGAGGTACGGGTGGACCTCACGGGGGTACTCCACGTACTCGACCAGCTTGCCGTCCGGGGAGGTGCCCGAGAACTGGATGCCCGCCTTCTTCTCCAGCTCCGCGCGGTACGCGTTGTTCACCTCGTACCGGTGACGGTGCCGCTCCTCGACGTACTCCTTGCCGTCGTAGACCTCGCGCACGATGGAGCCCTCGGCCAGCTTCGCCGGGTACATGCCCAGGCGCATGGTGCCGCCCATGTCGCCCTCGCCGGCCACGATGTCCAGCTGCTCGGCCATGGTGGAGATCACCGGGTGGGCGGTGGCCGGGTCGAACTCGGTGGAGTTGGCGTCGGGGATGCCGGCCAGGTTGCGCGCGGCCTCGATCACGATGCACTGCAGGCCCAGGCAGAGGCCGAGCAGCGGGATCTTGTTCTCGCGGGCGTACTGGATCGCGCCGACCTTGCCGGAGACACCGCGGTCGCCGAAGCCGCCGGGGATGCAGATCGCGTCCACGTCGCCGAGCTGCTCGGCGGCGCCGGCGGGGGTGCGGCAGTCGTCGGAGGCGACCCACTTGATCTTGACGCGGGTGCGGTTGGCGAAGCCGCCGGCGCGCAGCGCCTCGGTCACCGACAGGTACGCGTCGGGCAGGTCGATGTACTTGCCGACCAGCGCGAGGGTGATCTCGTGCCGCGGGTTGTGGACGCGGTCGAGCAGGTCGTCCCAGGTCGTCCAGTCCACGTCACGGAAGGGCAGGTCCAGCTTGCGGACGGCGTAGGCGTCCAGGCCCTCGGCGTGCACGACCTTCGGGATGTCGTAGATCGAGGGGGCGTCGGGGCAGGCCACGACGGCGGCCTCGTCGACGTCGCACATCAGCGAGATCTTGCGCTTGATGGCGGTCGGCACCTCGCGGTCGCAGCGCAGCACGATGGCGTCCGGCTGGATGCCGATGTTGCGCAGGGCGGCGACGGAGTGCTGGGTCGGCTTGGTCTTCAGCTCGCCGGACGGGCCGATGTAGGGCAGAAGGGAGATGTGCACCACGAAGACGTTGTCGCGGCCGACCTCGTGCCGGACCTGGC includes:
- a CDS encoding CTP synthase, translated to MPPKSTTTKHIFVTGGVASSLGKGLTASSLGMLLKARGLRVVMQKLDPYINVDPGTMNPFQHGEVFVTNDGAETDLDIGHYERFLDRDLDGSANVTTGQVYSTVIAKERRGEYLGDTVQVIPHITNEIKHRIRRMAAEDVDVVITEVGGTVGDIESLPFLETVRQVRHEVGRDNVFVVHISLLPYIGPSGELKTKPTQHSVAALRNIGIQPDAIVLRCDREVPTAIKRKISLMCDVDEAAVVACPDAPSIYDIPKVVHAEGLDAYAVRKLDLPFRDVDWTTWDDLLDRVHNPRHEITLALVGKYIDLPDAYLSVTEALRAGGFANRTRVKIKWVASDDCRTPAGAAEQLGDVDAICIPGGFGDRGVSGKVGAIQYARENKIPLLGLCLGLQCIVIEAARNLAGIPDANSTEFDPATAHPVISTMAEQLDIVAGEGDMGGTMRLGMYPAKLAEGSIVREVYDGKEYVEERHRHRYEVNNAYRAELEKKAGIQFSGTSPDGKLVEYVEYPREVHPYLVATQAHPELRSRPTRPHPLFAGLVKAAVERKTAKTGD